CGACATGGACGGAACAGTTTAAACTACTGAAGAACCAGGCTGTAATGTAACAAtagtaattaattattatacatgGAAATAACGACATGAACGGAACAGTTTAAACTACTGAAGAACCAGGCTGTAATGTAACAATGGtaattaattattgtatatGGAAATAACTACATGGACGGAACAGTTTTAAATACTGGAGAACCCAACTGtaacaatattaattaattattgaacATAGAAATAACGAGATTAAAAAGAAAGTTTATTCAATGAATTGTAATTTAACGACAGCAAAAAACGACTGGACAATCTCATTTCCCATACACCCTcgtttatatattgattttggtaaatattgaaaataatttctgaaGTTATAATTTTGACATGCCCAAACCTATTTCAAAGAAAAGATAAGTGTTTGAGTAGTCATAATATAGCATACACTTTCACAAAATTTTAACAGAAAATCAAGTTTAGACTGGTAGAcgtatatatttttcaattatggacctttctTCAGGTCCATATGGTGTCATAACGCCTTGGTAGAATCAAAGAGTGATCAAGGGCGTATTTTAGATTTTACCAAGGcgttataacaccatatggaccgaatCAAAGGTTTTTGTTTTCTATATTAAACATGGCATTTAGTTCCTTTGACAATCCGatttatatgttaatattaCAGGAAGAACGATGGCTATATGAcgtcaccctgaagaactcaacgtATGGGTAATTATGTAACAGAAGGGATGTTGACtcgatgtttctaaaaatggaaataccgagtaaatatgtaatatattgatCGTCACAtgaccatgtacatgtattaaccAATGTGACTAGAGGAAAATCAAAGCATACCTAATATTAAGATGTAATTTGCATTACAAAACGTTATAGTGTTAGTGTTACACTGAATAGCAAATATGAAGAAAATAAGCTTTACGAATCCACTAACATATCAAAGATGAAAAATATGAGTGGGCGAAGTTTCACTTATTATGCTTATATATGTCAACAAGTGTGTAACCAAAGCAAAATATCGGAATACAAATAACTAGACTTAAGATACATAATGCGAACATAATCTCATCGCAATTTGAATAATGACTAAGCAAAGTATACCCAAGAAAAAATATCGATGGTTACAAAAACACATAGTGAGTACTTACACTGGCCACCAGGTAGGTAAGTAGTTACCCACCACCAGATATTGAGCATGCTGGAGTGGTGATACACGTGCAGGAATGTAATCTGGTCATTCTTCTTTCGTAGTACCATTAATACTGTATCCATAAATTCTAACAACTTGGAGATAAAATACCACCAAAATACATTCGCTATCTGCAATATGAAAACATACATTTAGGTTTTATTTCATTCGAGTTTAATTTTTTCGATATTTAAGTATGTAAAGTCCAGTCTATTATTTCGGAATGGGAATAAAAAGTATTCTCAAAGCAACACTTTAACCTGTCAAATGATACCTTACAACCGGTGATATTTTGCGGGTCAACATTTTCGTGGTTTTGACTTAAACGAGAATATcaaatttcacaatttcaatataatttagCAACTTTTAGCTTGCTAAACagaaatacagtaaaacaaggttatagcGAACCTCTGGGAACTGGGAAAATTACTTCGTTATAAACATActtcattatatacatattacaaacaTGTAATATGAGCACTGACTGGGGATAAAATCAATCAATTACTTTATAACTATGAATTCGTTGTAAGCGTATTcataataaacatgttttattggaCACGTACAAAATTATGCCATATCAAACATGTTTACAGTGAATTCATGTTTATGACGAACATGTTTACAGTTAATTCATGGTTTCTTCTTACAGCTTTAGGTGGTTATTCTAAACGAACCTGTTTACAgtgaattcatggttataacgaacctgtTTACAGTTAATTTATGCTTATTACGAACCTTTTTACAGttaattcatggttataacacacATGTTTAAAGTGAATTCATAGTTATAACGAATCTGTTAACAgcgaattcatggttataacaaacctgtTTACAGATAATTCATTATAATAACGAACCTATTAACAGCGAATTGTTATAACGAACATGTTAACAATGaattaatagttataacgaacctgTTAACAgcgaattcatggttataacgaacatgTTTACAGTGAATTCATAGTTATAACGTTGTCAAAATTCCTTTACAGTGTTTTACTTTAATTATAATACACCACTCAAAACGATTTAAATGACCTTGAGaaatcatatttttcattttgatatctcCTCTTTTATCTCAAAGATAGTTTATCGTACGACCATGGCCATGGTCCTAAATGACCTTTGCTATCTATACCTTTTATGGGCCGTCAAACTCCAACAAACAAATTTTTAACATGTCATTGAACGAATTTTATCGACCACAGCAATGTCCCGCGTAATTACCAATGCATCTTTTCGCGAACACAGGCCGCTAAACAGTGATATATATAGCACATTCCTTCTTCAGATTACGGATTTGAAACCGTTTAAACAACTATGATTGACAGATCAATGTGAGCACCTGAAGAAAACTTCTATTTATCGAAGGATTTTTACATATTGTAATTATTGATTATTAGAGCAGAGCATGAACTGTGCAGTTCATGTCTATCAATGACTAATGTTGTGAGATTTGTTCACAAAAGATTTAAATAATACAGGCTAACAGTATGAAACGACTTTGAGATAAAAATACTGTAGACGTAACCCAAGGTCCATGGCTTACTTTAATGTAGAGTGACTCGTCTACTTGTGTTAATCTAACGGTGGAAAATCTGGTAATTCTACAGGTAAAGACGACATGCTCTTGTTGTAGtttcaatgtttattttggtaGCATACGCCTTCACAACCGCTAGGGTCACATCAGGAGTGGTGGCACAGGTGAAATCAGAATCAATAAAAGTAATATGTGAAATCACTTACTCAAGGGAGCTGGTTGCTTGGTTGGTCagaattaacgtcctattaacagctaagatCATTCAAGGACAACCTCCCCTGTATGCATTGTTCTGTCGTTTCGTATTGCAAGAGTAACCTCTCTTGCTTGtcggtatccattgtgacgtcattatttttgaGCGAAATTGGCGTCATTTTTTCCGAAATGTATGACGTAACGCTCGCAaccacatgacgtcacaatcaataccttccaacaagggtagataactctgtaatgtgcaactACAGAATAATGCGTATGTGAATGTTTGCTgaggtatattcatgttgtttgACAGTGAGCCTTTTACTTGTATGAACAGTGAAAAAGCGAAGACAAACTATAGTGCATAAATCATGTAGTCTAATCTTGTATTGAGACCTACCCGGATTTCCGCTGGATTCTTGTGTGTATCTTGGTTATATGGACAACACCAAAAGTCTTCTTTAAAATAACCAATATCATATCCACTGGCAACAATCTGAAACAATAATTCAGCAAGATTAACAGAatcacaatatacaaatacggTCAAATCTGCTATAAAGGACACCATAAATCCCATTTGGTATAATTCATTATATAGTTGACCTAGGTATAAAGAACACTCGTATATAAAGGTGGAGAGCTATCTGCATAGTTAAGAATTTAACGCTAAATTCGCGAAAGATAATACCTcgcaaattttatcaaaatttcgATTTTCACATAAATTGTATTATATCATCTTCTATGAATAATGTTTTCAAATGCTacaaagacaaatatttaaaagataTCCCTGTCAAACAGTAAATCGCAAAACTTTACACCCTCAAAATTTAGGAACTATACAGTACATTTAGTAGTCAAATATATAAGATTGATCAAACGACTCACCTCTATCAGTAAATATAAAGACAGGAAAACTAAGCCGAAGTTGTACACTATCATAAAGTTCTTTAAATCAAACGGTTTTCTGTCCTTCATCACTTTCGGACCAATGATAACGAAGGCTATGTATGACGCTGTGAGGATCCATACGTGCAGTGGATTGTCATCCAGTAGAAACCAATGCCGCGTACGGGGGTCTGCGGAATTGGAATAAAAAGTAGGAAAGTTAAACAGTAAAATATCAATGAAGCtatataaaatgtcaatttattaACTTCACACATGTATCATTGTACAGTAGGTAGGATGAAAATGATAGTTTGCTAAAATTGTTAATGCTTCACGAAAGCTTTGTCTTATGTAgttacatatataacattaaaaaagtgaaaaaatatcctGGTCACGGTAACAGGAACTGTATCATTTTGAGATTATTTTTTGATTCGGAGAACATTGGTATTTAGCATTGTTAAATATCAATGATggattttatttaaagataataAAACGCATATCCAATCTAATACAATATCATCTTCTAAAGTATCTTTACTTTTTCTGTGGTCCACCTTTTTATTTCTAAGTAAAAATGTGTATCTTACCTCTGGATGACTTCCCTTCTTCATAAGCCTGCAGTATACTGCTTACAATGGAACCGTTATACATGGTGCAGCTTCTGAAATACCAGAgacaattttttgtttttcaaatgtttGGAATATTCGCCTTTCAAGACACATTGCATGTTGGTTTATTTTCAATgggaaaatattttgattatttcgtGGGTATTCGTGAGATCGTGAAATTAATATGCATAATATTTTTCTCAAATAACAGATATATTATCTTTTATCCTAGAACTGCCCTCCCATACTGACGGTTAACTACTGCCGGAAAAATTGTGCTTTATTCgtcaatacaaaatgctttattcgtcaatacgatcacgtggaTTCGTTCCATATCTGATGGAACTTTTCTCATATTTGACAAATAACTTTAACCGAAACgcattcaattttgctaaaaggtaacgtcacattcaccggattgacatcatttttacgatatcgaaaatctcgaatggcggtgtcgtctttttcatGGCTCATGGCAATGGTATGTTCTGTAAAGTAATTCTTCggtggttttttttctaatattttattttgttttgttatatcaaaCAATGAATAGAATTACTGGAACTGTTTgcaaatgtacttatatatatcccACGgaagtaaaaaggagtacactctcattcggtttggtgaatgaatcttttcctcTGCATCAAAGAAGtgtcgcttcgagcgaaaccaatCAAATAACTGGCAATTTGCTTTTCGTcttgaatgtcataatggttgcaggataaacacaGCTCTTCATGAAAAGCCGATATGACTAGGCAAAGCTTCGTCATCTCTGCTTTCCTAAGtatcgcaccaaaataaaccttgtaatgtaagatactaaccatgtattctatATTGGTCTAGCTAGATATGGCACCTGTATAGATCTACATTAGCTTATCTGGAATATTCCTTTGTGTGCAATACATTAAATCCATCCACCTAGCAGCGGTATTGACCGTACTCTAATGTTAGTGTATGAGGGGGAATGGGTTATTGAATTCTGATCGGTATAAAATGGTCGGCGTACGTCAGCAGGCAATGTTTGTATATCATACAGTAGAATATCACAGGCCAATACTGATATTGCGCAGCCAATGGATCTGTAACCCGAAGGCGAAACAGTGTGTCTTATTTATAGAGTATTAGCGAGTGGAGCCAAATACGACACAAAATGCATCATATTTTCATAGCTCTAAGTAATCTAAACAGTCCTGTCGTAGTGCAGAGAAAGGGTAGTTTCGAATTCTCTGAATTATTTGTTACATATTGAAGAGGACACTCTAGAGCTTTCATTTGTCAAAAGAAGATATTCATGAATGGCCGAAGCACGCAAGTCTTGAATAGCGTTTACTCCTGTTTtatgtttgtaaaatatatctGTGGTTATTTGCATAATCAGAACATTTACAGATCAAACGCATGATTCTTTAGAATCAACAGCCAAGAAATCGTGATTTTAGCTAACTTAATAGCTTTATGTTTTAAAGTAATCATTATTTAATGAGatgtatgtttattatttaatcGTATCAAAATTAGACatttttcaaacatgaaaagAAGGCTTAATCATCCATAAATGAGTGAGATGCAAACTGATTAAAGAGCACGAAATCAGATTGAATGAGATGTTGTATTCAATTATGAGagaaatgtaattattataagATACTCGTTCATAGGTTCAAggataatataatatttgtattctGATAGACTGTTTACATCGTCACAAACAACCCCGGACCGGCaatagaaaagataaaaacCAATGAGATAATGTAGGTCGAGATAATGAAGGTCGAGTAGCATATTGTAACATTACCGGCAAAATGAACTAGGATTTATACTACCAATTGaagtatacacatacatgtaat
This portion of the Argopecten irradians isolate NY chromosome 6, Ai_NY, whole genome shotgun sequence genome encodes:
- the LOC138325466 gene encoding very long chain fatty acid elongase 5-like isoform X3, producing the protein MYNGSIVSSILQAYEEGKSSRDPRTRHWFLLDDNPLHVWILTASYIAFVIIGPKVMKDRKPFDLKNFMIVYNFGLVFLSLYLLIEIVASGYDIGYFKEDFWCCPYNQDTHKNPAEIRIANVFWWYFISKLLEFMDTVLMVLRKKNDQITFLHVYHHSSMLNIWWWVTTYLPGGQSWFSSSLNCSVHVVMYLYYALAAIPSMRSKLWWKKYITKFQLIQFTLILYHTLQTTYTGCDYPMWGQYLLTWYMVSMLVLFGNFYLNAYIKKRRLGAAKKSEDHSNGSVSHKTTNGHSNGISNGTTKVH
- the LOC138325466 gene encoding very long chain fatty acid elongase 2-like isoform X2, coding for MCYYIPGIYHEEFSLSTYHFGKLYLPVFLNYRSCTMYNGSIVSSILQAYEEGKSSRDPRTRHWFLLDDNPLHVWILTASYIAFVIIGPKVMKDRKPFDLKNFMIVYNFGLVFLSLYLLIEIVASGYDIGYFKEDFWCCPYNQDTHKNPAEIRIANVFWWYFISKLLEFMDTVLMVLRKKNDQITFLHVYHHSSMLNIWWWVTTYLPGGQSWFSSSLNCSVHVVMYLYYALAAIPSMRSKLWWKKYITKFQLIQFTLILYHTLQTTYTGCDYPMWGQYLLTWFFSSPVPKDRGELMGYRSVRRPSSVIRRPASVNNRLLLHNRWSDFNKI
- the LOC138325466 gene encoding very long chain fatty acid elongase 5-like isoform X1; this translates as MCYYIPGIYHEEFSLSTYHFGKLYLPVFLNYRSCTMYNGSIVSSILQAYEEGKSSRDPRTRHWFLLDDNPLHVWILTASYIAFVIIGPKVMKDRKPFDLKNFMIVYNFGLVFLSLYLLIEIVASGYDIGYFKEDFWCCPYNQDTHKNPAEIRIANVFWWYFISKLLEFMDTVLMVLRKKNDQITFLHVYHHSSMLNIWWWVTTYLPGGQSWFSSSLNCSVHVVMYLYYALAAIPSMRSKLWWKKYITKFQLIQFTLILYHTLQTTYTGCDYPMWGQYLLTWYMVSMLVLFGNFYLNAYIKKRRLGAAKKSEDHSNGSVSHKTTNGHSNGISNGTTKVH